In bacterium, the following are encoded in one genomic region:
- a CDS encoding type III pantothenate kinase, which produces MIILVDVGNSATKIAAAENGKIVSVTRITTEPERTPDELYVFLKTLGISEPRDAAISSVVPSLTPKFVSMFRNRMNLGSPLVVTPYIATGIELSYRNISTLGPDRIANAVAAFFEYGKDVAVVDFGTATTIDFVTADGKFLGGIIAPGLEASLQHLVSSTSRLFEVDLVKPTRYVGRSTEECMQSGSYLLTLGLVEAARTAVRKETKIDFTFVATGGLAERFAPLASAIGIIDRDLTLKGCWHLYRLNKQEHQG; this is translated from the coding sequence ATGATAATTCTCGTTGATGTAGGAAATTCGGCGACAAAAATCGCCGCAGCGGAAAACGGGAAGATCGTTTCGGTTACAAGAATTACGACTGAACCAGAAAGAACACCGGATGAGCTCTATGTTTTTTTAAAGACCCTTGGCATATCAGAACCAAGGGACGCCGCAATCTCTTCTGTTGTTCCTTCGCTTACGCCGAAATTCGTTTCTATGTTCCGGAACAGAATGAACCTTGGAAGCCCGTTGGTTGTTACTCCCTACATAGCCACGGGAATCGAGTTGAGCTACAGGAATATATCCACCTTGGGCCCGGACAGGATTGCCAACGCCGTAGCCGCATTTTTCGAGTACGGAAAAGATGTAGCCGTTGTTGATTTCGGAACGGCAACGACCATTGATTTTGTCACTGCAGACGGCAAATTCCTTGGAGGCATTATCGCGCCAGGTCTGGAAGCAAGCCTTCAGCATCTTGTCTCGTCAACATCGAGGCTTTTCGAGGTCGATCTTGTAAAACCAACCCGTTATGTAGGCCGGTCAACCGAAGAATGCATGCAGTCCGGCTCTTATCTTTTAACTTTGGGATTAGTTGAAGCGGCAAGGACCGCCGTAAGAAAGGAAACCAAGATAGATTTCACATTCGTCGCCACAGGAGGGCTTGCAGAACGTTTCGCTCCACTTGCATCCGCTATCGGAATCATAGACAGGGATCTCACGCTAAAAGGATGCTGGCACCTTTACAGGCTTAACAAACAGGAACACCAAGGTTAA